One window of the Rufibacter radiotolerans genome contains the following:
- a CDS encoding pyridoxal phosphate-dependent decarboxylase family protein, translated as MDAFRSLLEPDETERLRLQQAVEQYAQGFIQQLPTLPAFVAQPDMGAGLLEAPIQEEPIAIEEALQLLQKQVDTPGINSASGNHLGYIPGGSLYTSALGDYLAAVTNKYAGIFFSAPGAVRMENMLLRWMAGMIGFPEDTAGNLTSGGSIASLIALATARDAQKITSRMIPDAVVYMTAHAHHCLDKALRIAGLGECPVRHIEMDAAYRMSPQALEKAILADKASGLTPWLVIASAGTTDVGAVDPLQDLAHLAKKHGLWYHVDAAYGGFFALAASGKAKLKGIELADSVVMDPHKGLFIPYGSGAVLIKNAKQLGETHHYQANYMQDTLSSLGEVSPADVSPELSKHFRGLRIWLPLQLHGVKAFRIALEEKLFLAQYAYNKLQYMPGFETPVAPALSVVIFRYKPKAGIEANAFNQNLIHEVQQDGRVFMSSTKLGEAYMLRMAILSFRTHQDTIDTALQVLQEKAAALEEQAAVKASVERY; from the coding sequence ATGGATGCTTTTCGCTCCCTCTTAGAGCCTGATGAAACGGAACGACTACGCCTGCAGCAAGCCGTTGAACAATACGCCCAAGGTTTCATTCAGCAACTGCCCACGCTTCCGGCCTTTGTAGCCCAGCCTGACATGGGCGCCGGTCTATTGGAGGCCCCCATCCAGGAGGAACCTATTGCCATAGAAGAGGCCTTACAGCTCCTCCAAAAGCAGGTAGACACTCCCGGCATCAATTCCGCGTCGGGTAACCACTTGGGTTACATTCCGGGCGGCAGTCTTTATACTTCCGCCTTGGGCGATTACCTGGCCGCGGTCACCAACAAATACGCCGGCATTTTCTTTTCGGCCCCTGGGGCGGTGCGCATGGAGAACATGTTGCTGCGCTGGATGGCGGGTATGATAGGTTTTCCGGAGGACACCGCCGGTAACCTTACCTCTGGTGGGAGCATTGCCAGCCTCATTGCTCTGGCCACCGCCCGCGATGCCCAGAAAATCACCTCCCGCATGATCCCAGACGCGGTGGTGTATATGACCGCCCACGCCCACCATTGCCTGGACAAAGCCCTGCGCATTGCCGGTTTAGGCGAGTGCCCAGTACGTCACATAGAAATGGATGCCGCCTACCGTATGTCTCCCCAGGCGTTGGAGAAAGCGATTCTGGCAGACAAGGCCTCCGGGTTAACCCCCTGGCTGGTGATCGCCTCGGCGGGAACCACAGATGTGGGCGCAGTAGACCCTTTGCAGGACCTTGCGCACCTGGCTAAGAAGCACGGGCTATGGTACCACGTAGACGCCGCCTACGGCGGATTTTTCGCCTTGGCAGCATCGGGAAAGGCCAAATTGAAAGGAATTGAGCTGGCAGACTCCGTGGTGATGGACCCGCATAAAGGCCTGTTTATTCCGTATGGCTCCGGGGCGGTGCTTATCAAAAACGCCAAACAACTAGGCGAGACGCACCATTACCAGGCCAATTACATGCAGGACACCCTCTCCTCCCTGGGGGAGGTCTCGCCCGCCGATGTCTCTCCGGAACTCAGCAAGCATTTCAGGGGACTCAGGATCTGGTTACCGCTACAATTGCATGGGGTGAAAGCCTTTAGAATAGCTCTGGAAGAAAAATTATTCCTGGCGCAGTACGCGTACAACAAGTTGCAGTACATGCCCGGATTTGAAACCCCGGTGGCCCCGGCCTTGTCGGTAGTCATTTTCCGGTACAAGCCCAAGGCAGGGATAGAGGCCAACGCCTTTAACCAAAACCTGATCCATGAGGTGCAGCAAGACGGCAGGGTTTTCATGTCTTCTACCAAACTGGGGGAGGCATATATGCTGCGCATGGCCATCCTCTCGTTCAGGACCCACCAAGACACCATTGACACCGCTTTACAGGTATTGCAGGAAAAGGCGGCAGCGTTGGAAGAACAGGCTGCTGTAAAGGCGAGCGTTGAACGCTATTAG
- a CDS encoding DMT family transporter, which translates to MGKELYYLLALSAGVAVAIQAGVNSQLKLAVGNPVITALFSFCIGTVVLLAVVLISYRQEFPSLQQLQGISSWKLTGGLLGVLYVTAVILAAPRIGAANTLGIIVAGQLLMAIVLDHFGWLGFPVQPINWSKVLGVVLLLAGVFLLRKV; encoded by the coding sequence ATGGGCAAAGAATTATATTATTTACTGGCGCTTTCCGCGGGCGTAGCCGTAGCCATACAGGCGGGCGTAAACTCCCAACTGAAACTAGCGGTGGGTAACCCGGTCATTACCGCGCTCTTCTCCTTTTGCATTGGCACGGTGGTCTTGCTGGCGGTAGTGCTTATTTCTTACCGTCAGGAATTCCCTTCCCTACAACAATTGCAGGGCATTAGCTCCTGGAAACTAACCGGCGGGCTTTTGGGCGTGCTGTATGTGACTGCGGTCATTTTGGCCGCCCCGCGCATCGGCGCCGCCAACACCCTGGGCATTATTGTGGCCGGGCAATTACTGATGGCCATTGTGCTGGACCATTTTGGTTGGCTGGGGTTTCCGGTGCAGCCTATCAACTGGAGCAAGGTGCTGGGGGTGGTGCTTCTGCTGGCCGGCGTTTTCTTGTTAAGGAAGGTGTAG
- the abc-f gene encoding ribosomal protection-like ABC-F family protein, producing MISINSLNFHFGSRTLYDDANLHIKPKDKIGLVGLNGTGKSTLLRLLVGEYKPDGGSIQMSRETTLGFLNQDLLSYDTHESILKVAMQAFEEAIQIQHKIDEMLHEMETNYQDEHIDKLAKLQEHFEALDGYNIQVKAEEILEGLGFSTEELQQPLKTFSGGWRMRVMLAKILLQKPSLLLLDEPTNHLDLPSIKWIENYLAAYEGALVIVSHDREFLDRTTNVTVEVSGGKLNVYAGNYSFYLEEKELRNEIQKGAFENQQAQIKQAEQFIARFKAKATKAKQAQSRMKALDKMERIEDVAGDAPVVNFKFQFTVQPGRNILRLENVSKAYGEKLIFQKTHVNIERGDKIALIGANGKGKSTLMRIIAGDEPIKGERQLGHNVIMAFYAQHQLESLNVENEILQEMVQAGSRRTEMELRGVLGSFLFTGDTVFKKIKVLSGGEKSRVALAKTLISEANFLLLDEPTNHLDMQSVNILIQALEQYEGTFVVISHDRYFVENVANKIWYIEDHELKEYPGTYHDYEYWLEQKEKTGKRTSPAAAANAPKAQPKPKATASQQQELEQELKKVNQKLKQVEGLVNELESKLKNCENKLALPSTYADPNALHEATQQFNKIKAQLDKEQTSWESLMEQADELENQLR from the coding sequence ATGATTTCCATTAATAGCCTCAATTTCCATTTCGGGAGCCGCACCCTGTACGATGACGCCAACCTGCACATCAAGCCTAAAGACAAAATTGGACTAGTAGGCCTGAACGGGACCGGAAAATCCACGTTGCTGCGCCTGCTGGTGGGCGAGTACAAGCCAGACGGCGGCAGTATCCAGATGAGCCGCGAGACCACGCTGGGCTTCCTAAACCAGGATTTGCTGTCTTATGACACCCATGAGAGCATCTTGAAGGTGGCCATGCAGGCGTTTGAGGAGGCCATCCAGATTCAGCATAAGATTGACGAGATGCTGCATGAGATGGAAACCAATTACCAGGACGAGCACATTGACAAGCTGGCCAAGCTGCAGGAGCACTTTGAGGCCCTGGACGGCTACAACATACAGGTAAAGGCCGAGGAGATTCTGGAAGGGCTGGGCTTTTCTACCGAGGAGCTGCAGCAGCCGCTCAAGACGTTCTCGGGGGGCTGGCGCATGCGCGTGATGCTGGCCAAGATTTTGTTGCAGAAACCTTCCCTCCTGCTTCTGGATGAGCCTACCAACCACCTGGACTTACCTTCCATCAAATGGATTGAGAATTACCTGGCCGCCTATGAAGGTGCTCTGGTGATTGTTTCCCACGACCGCGAGTTCCTGGACAGAACCACCAATGTCACCGTAGAGGTCTCTGGCGGTAAACTGAACGTGTATGCCGGTAATTACAGCTTCTATTTAGAGGAGAAAGAACTACGGAACGAGATTCAGAAAGGCGCTTTTGAGAACCAGCAGGCCCAGATAAAGCAGGCTGAGCAGTTCATCGCCCGTTTCAAGGCTAAGGCCACCAAGGCCAAGCAGGCCCAGAGCCGCATGAAGGCCCTGGACAAAATGGAGCGCATTGAAGACGTGGCCGGCGACGCCCCGGTCGTGAACTTCAAGTTCCAGTTCACCGTACAGCCCGGCCGCAACATCCTGCGCCTGGAGAACGTGAGCAAAGCCTACGGCGAGAAACTCATCTTCCAGAAAACCCACGTGAACATTGAGCGCGGCGACAAGATTGCCTTGATTGGGGCCAACGGGAAGGGTAAATCTACGCTCATGCGCATTATTGCCGGCGATGAACCCATCAAAGGCGAGCGCCAATTGGGCCACAACGTGATCATGGCCTTTTACGCCCAGCACCAATTAGAGAGCCTGAACGTGGAGAATGAAATCCTGCAGGAAATGGTGCAGGCCGGCAGTCGCCGTACCGAAATGGAACTTCGCGGCGTGTTAGGCTCCTTCCTTTTCACTGGCGACACGGTGTTCAAGAAGATTAAGGTCCTCTCCGGGGGCGAGAAAAGCCGCGTGGCCCTGGCCAAAACGCTGATCTCTGAGGCCAACTTCCTGCTGCTGGATGAGCCTACCAACCACCTGGACATGCAGAGTGTGAACATCCTCATTCAGGCCCTGGAGCAGTATGAAGGCACGTTTGTGGTGATTTCCCACGATAGATATTTCGTGGAGAATGTGGCCAACAAGATCTGGTACATTGAGGACCATGAATTGAAGGAATATCCCGGCACCTACCATGACTATGAGTACTGGCTGGAGCAGAAAGAGAAAACCGGCAAACGCACCTCCCCAGCGGCCGCGGCCAACGCCCCCAAAGCGCAGCCCAAACCCAAGGCGACCGCCAGCCAGCAACAGGAACTGGAGCAGGAACTGAAAAAGGTGAACCAGAAACTGAAGCAGGTGGAAGGCCTGGTGAACGAGCTGGAAAGCAAGCTAAAGAACTGCGAAAACAAACTTGCCCTCCCCAGCACCTACGCCGACCCTAACGCCCTGCACGAGGCTACCCAGCAGTTCAATAAGATAAAGGCCCAGCTGGATAAAGAGCAAACCTCCTGGGAAAGCCTCATGGAACAAGCCGACGAGCTGGAAAACCAATTGAGATAA
- a CDS encoding 2'-5' RNA ligase family protein — MVAIVSLLDAEHSDKLNEITYQLEKEFGLKEVQATPFPHLTWLTVNDGSLHNLQETLGNAAGLCCRLKITTAGLGIFTGANPVLYIPVVRSAFITRFHRQLHDGVNLICKEIGHHYSPSIWMPHLSLALGDTTPELVAEAFLYLNQESYNWTVELDNLTLLTKHGDLFLKDGVFPLVGVETKDAFKQNVVDLD, encoded by the coding sequence ATGGTAGCCATTGTTTCTTTGCTTGATGCAGAACACTCAGATAAACTGAATGAGATCACTTATCAGTTGGAAAAGGAGTTCGGGTTAAAGGAGGTGCAGGCGACGCCTTTTCCCCATTTAACCTGGCTTACGGTCAATGACGGCAGCCTGCACAACCTGCAGGAAACCCTGGGCAATGCCGCCGGGCTCTGTTGCCGGTTAAAAATCACCACCGCCGGCCTGGGAATCTTCACCGGAGCTAACCCGGTGCTATACATTCCGGTGGTGCGCTCGGCGTTTATTACCCGGTTTCACAGACAGTTACATGACGGGGTCAACCTCATCTGCAAGGAAATTGGCCATCATTACAGCCCTTCCATCTGGATGCCCCACCTTTCCCTGGCCTTGGGAGACACCACGCCAGAATTGGTGGCCGAAGCCTTCCTCTACCTGAACCAGGAGAGTTATAACTGGACGGTAGAACTGGACAACCTCACCCTACTTACCAAACACGGCGACCTTTTCCTGAAAGACGGCGTCTTCCCTTTGGTAGGGGTAGAAACCAAGGATGCCTTTAAGCAGAATGTGGTTGATTTAGACTAA